Proteins from one Panicum virgatum strain AP13 chromosome 7K, P.virgatum_v5, whole genome shotgun sequence genomic window:
- the LOC120642731 gene encoding 14 kDa proline-rich protein DC2.15-like codes for MAGKASVALFLAVNMVVFAVASATCGGGCPTPSTPSTPTPTPASKGKCPRDALKLGVCANVLNLIKAKVGVPPAEPCCPLLEGLVDLEAAVCLCTAIKGNILGINLNLPVDLSLILNYCGKTVPTGFKCL; via the coding sequence CTCGGTCGCGCTGTTCCTGGCCGTCAACATGGTCGTGTTCGCCGTGGCCAGCGCCACCTGCGGTGGCGGCTGCCCCACGCCGTCGACCCCGTCGACTCCTACCCCGACGCCGGCCTCGAAAGGCAAGTGCCCCCGCGACGCGCTGAAGCTGGGCGTGTGCGCCAACGTGCTGAACCTGATCAAGGCCAAGGTGGGCGTGCCGCCGGCGGAGCCCTGCTGCCCGCTGCTGGAGGGGCTCGTCGACCTCGAGGCTGCCGTGTGCCTGTGCACCGCCATCAAGGGCAACATCCTCGGCATCAACCTCAACCTGCCCGTCGACCTCAGCCTCATCCTCAACTACTGCGGCAAGACCGTGCCCACCGGCTTCAAGTGCCTCTGA